TCTTTTACAGTACATAACATTAGTCAAACACCTCTGAAGAAAATATACAGCGCAGGTACAGTGACAGCAAGCGCAACGTAAGCCAGAACAGTGTTGTACATAGTAGTCTGGTTTATCTGAGCCTCAAGTCTTTTCTCTGTCTGGTCAATTCCTTGCATAACACTCTCTGTTTCACATACAAACATCTGTGAATCTTGTTGACTTATCACGACAGGTGGCTTCTCTTCTCTATGATACGTCTCAATTAAATTCTTCACGTCCTTGAGTTCTGATTCAACCTTCCCAACACCCTGGTCAAGCTGCCCAAGCTGGGGCTGGACTCCTTCTATAAGAACCTGTGTCTTCTGGCTATAGAGCAATATCTCTTTTAGAACTGTCTCAGACGCACTTGGAGAGGGTTGGGGTGGAGGCGGAACCACGATGGGTTCCGGAACCACGATGGGTTCCGGAACCAGAACAGGACCTGCCACTGGCTTCTTCACATCTTTCTCAGCCTGAGCTGCTCTATGCTGTAGTGTCGTCCTCAGGGTGTCTATAAGGCCTCTCAGTTCCTTTTGTTGAGTCTTATGCATACTGGCCTGGACTTTGATAGCTTCCTGTAGGTTGACTGGTCCTTTCTGGGCCTCTAGTAGTAAAGTCTTCAGCTCCTGTAGGCGTACCCTGTTGATATAGGTAGAACCCATGACCCCTATGAAGGTACCGAGTACAGAGCCTATCACGGACCAGTTCTTGGTGCGCTCCGTCCGCGTCCGTTCTTTCTCGTGGCTCTCACGTACACCCGCTGAGAATAAGGCAAACTTCTCCCTTTCAGCCCCCTCTGCCTTTTCGTAGGCTGTTCGCATGCGACGTTCCTCCTATGGTCAAGACATTGTGAGAATGTTTGCTTCTTTAAATAGAGTGCAACACTACAGATGTGTGTATGTTCCATTTTTATTCTGTGTTGACATTTGTTACCTGCAGCAACTTGTGCTCCAGCGTGGCCAGCTCCAGGTAGTGGGCCTCCTCTCGTGAGACCCGATCCAGTCGATCTCTCACCTCCTTCAGCCGGACCTGTAGGGCCTCCAGGCTGCCATGGGCCTCACGCACCATCCCTCTGGCCACCATGAAGGCCTTTTCTGCCTAAAGAAAAACATGACAACATTTACAAGATCAGGATAGAGATGCATAATCTGACCAAACTCTGGGTCCCAAGACAAACTAGGGTTTTCTCCTGGTCAGGTCATGGAAAACTCAGTGGAGAGATAGTAAGACAAGATAGATACAGTGAAAAATGCATCAAAACCTCCAGTTCAATACACCTGGCTTGCATATTGTCTTACCTCTGTAACTTTAGAGTGGGCATATCTGACTTCATTCAGGCCTACAAACTCCTCGTACCTCTCCCACCAGTAGTTAACTGTGTTTGAGGCAGTGCTCATAGACTTCTGCCCCCACTGCTTCCCCACGTCAGTCAGATTCTGTATTGTAGCTATGGCATGCTCCTGAATAGGCACAGCAGGTTTATCTACTCTGTCATCTTTTGGCTGTGGTGGTTTCTGTTGTTGTGTGTTGTAGCTCCTGCTGGAATACACAGTCCCTCTGACCGTCCAAGGGATGTGGAAACGGTAGAGACATGATGTTCCATGGCACCATGGTATGAGCGGTTTCCCTCCGGACCTCATTGAGAAGCCAGTCGGTGATATTCACTATGACACTACAGCAGAAGACATTGGAGCTGCCACCTGTAAAAC
This sequence is a window from Oncorhynchus kisutch isolate 150728-3 linkage group LG1, Okis_V2, whole genome shotgun sequence. Protein-coding genes within it:
- the LOC109899914 gene encoding mitochondrial potassium channel-like; protein product: MRSGGKPLIPWCHGTSCLYRFHIPWTVRGTVYSSRSYNTQQQKPPQPKDDRVDKPAVPIQEHAIATIQNLTDVGKQWGQKSMSTASNTVNYWWERYEEFVGLNEVRYAHSKVTEAEKAFMVARGMVREAHGSLEALQVRLKEVRDRLDRVSREEAHYLELATLEHKLLQEERRMRTAYEKAEGAEREKFALFSAGVRESHEKERTRTERTKNWSVIGSVLGTFIGVMGSTYINRVRLQELKTLLLEAQKGPVNLQEAIKVQASMHKTQQKELRGLIDTLRTTLQHRAAQAEKDVKKPVAGPVLVPEPIVVPEPIVVPPPPQPSPSASETVLKEILLYSQKTQVLIEGVQPQLGQLDQGVGKVESELKDVKNLIETYHREEKPPVVISQQDSQMFVCETESVMQGIDQTEKRLEAQINQTTMYNTVLAYVALAVTVPALYIFFRGV